The window GTGATTATACCATCGCCTTTTCCACCGCCTACCGAATTCCCCACAACACCAACGGGAAGGCGGTGGAAGCGCCCCCGTTCATCGCAAACGACGACATGAATCAGTTTTTCAACGCGGTGGAGGAAGCGGTTCAGGAGGCAGTGTACAATTCGCTCTTCATGGCCATCACGGTCACCGGATTTCAGGGCAGAAAAGCGGAGGCCATAAACCTTGAGGATGTAAAAAGGGTAATGCAAAAATACAACATGCTGGAGTTGCAGAAGAGGTTGAAGTGAAAGTAAGGATAATAAAATTCATCCCTGCAACTCAAAGGTTTTTTTGTTGTTTCGGAGAATGAAACACCTTATCATATCATCTAATATTAAACATGTTTTCGAACGATAAAACGCAATAGGGAAATAATGGATATTCAACGAATTCTGAAAACTAAGCGCAATAAAATTCTCCGGATAGCCGCCCTCCACGGCGCTCACAATGTTCGTGTATTCGGTTCCGCTATACGGGGTGAAGCCGGGCCGGAGAGCGATATTGATTTCATTATTGAATTCGAACCTGGACGAAGCCTTTTTGATATTGTAGCTCTTCAAGAAGATCTTGAAAATCTTCTTGGCCGAAAGGTAGATATTGTTGAGCCGGAAGGAATTCATTGGTACATTCGGGATAAGGTGATGGGGGAGGCAGTGGAAGTATGAAGGATGATAAACTTTATCTTATTCATATACAAGAATGTATCGACCGCATTGAGGCTTACACGATTGACGGCAAAGATTTCTTTGCATCTGACACCAAAACCCAGGATGCGGTTCTGCGAAACCTGCATATTCTCTCGGAATCAACCCAGCG is drawn from Candidatus Latescibacter sp. and contains these coding sequences:
- a CDS encoding nucleotidyltransferase family protein, which encodes MDIQRILKTKRNKILRIAALHGAHNVRVFGSAIRGEAGPESDIDFIIEFEPGRSLFDIVALQEDLENLLGRKVDIVEPEGIHWYIRDKVMGEAVEV